The DNA sequence TGCATAATAGGAGTAAGATCTTACAAGCCCCATCTTTTTGTCATAGTCATGGTGTTAATGTATTTCTATGAGGTCAATTGAAAGTATTAGACACAGTACTTCCAGAAACACTCCGAGGTGCCTTCTCTCTTCCTGAACTGCTTTCTGATGCCAAAGTAACGGCTCAAGGGGTTCACAAGACTCTGTTTGTCCAAAAACACCTGAAACAGAGAACAATTCCGGTTGCAGTAACCAGAACTCTCAAAACAAGACTCGATATGAGCTCAATATACATTATGCCCCAAATCATGCTTCAGTTTTAAAACTCAcatctctcttcatctgtcttgGGAGTAGTCCAGCTGTACTGAGCCCTGAGAAAGACCAGTGGTTAAATAAGATTTGCTGTGATATCTCTTTTCAATAGAAATTATGACTGTCTACTTGTGATGTAAACTACTTAAGCAGTCGCCTAGTTTTTGTGGTCATACCCTGTTTGCTGAGCTCTGACAGTAGGGATGGGTATCTGAGTCCACGACCATCCTGGGGCAGGAATGTCTGCTCATCTGGAGTGCCTGCCCCACCATCCACCTCGGATACTGAACACAGTGTGGAAATACAGTCAACAACCAAAAAATCCAGTTCACTCTGAAGAATCACTGATACACGTACGACTGGGTTTATGTAAATCCAACCATGGCGATTAATGACTGGTCTCTAAAGTAGCAGCCACGCTTTCAGAGCTTTGAGAGTTCATGGAACAGTGTTACTTTAATTAATCACCATAGTCAAACAGACAAATTATTGCAGGTTTTATATTAACAGTGCCTCTGTTCTCAGACATACTCAGACAGATCAACCGGGTCTCAATGCAATTACACCATAACAGAAGGTCACGGGTGACAACATCTTTGTTATTTATCGTCATGACTGCTGAATTTTAATTAAGACTCACACAAGCCTTGATTACATCTGTGACTGAACTATCATGCCCAATAATCTCATATTCACAACAGCCTTTTCCTGGCTGCTTGACCTTAAGGAGCATGGTTCAATGGGAGGATTAGGTACTCACATGGATCCAAGTAAGGCAACTCTGCAGAGTCTGTGATGGGATGGGCCAGAAGTGGAACAGAGGCAACCAGCAGGAAGGTCCATGCTAGGAGCAGATTACACGTCATCTCCACAGGCCTGGGTCTTCTGGTTTGGAGATAAGTCCTTCTGATGTCTGGAAAGTGTAAtcttctctctgctctcttcCCCAATGAGTTATATAGCCTAAGGCCTGCCCCCCACCCATAGATCCCCCGTCCCCATCCTCGCTGTCACCATGGCAGAGTGAAACTACCGTAGGCCCATC is a window from the Esox lucius isolate fEsoLuc1 chromosome 12, fEsoLuc1.pri, whole genome shotgun sequence genome containing:
- the LOC105022408 gene encoding urotensin-2-like; translated protein: MTCNLLLAWTFLLVASVPLLAHPITDSAELPYLDPLSEVDGGAGTPDEQTFLPQDGRGLRYPSLLSELSKQGLSTAGLLPRQMKRDVFLDKQSLVNPLSRYFGIRKQFRKREGTSECFWKYCV